Proteins found in one Kangiella sediminilitoris genomic segment:
- the rpoD gene encoding RNA polymerase sigma factor RpoD — protein MSENSQQSQQSQLKLLIARGKEQGFLTYAEVNDHLPPDIVDPEQIEDIIRMINDMGIQVYETTPDADELLINDESVTDEEAAEEAAAALASVDGEFGRTTDPVRMYMREMGSVELLTREGEIDIAKRIEEGIRQVLTAIGNYPDTIRILLDEYEQYKNEFIRLTDIVTGFLDGEEAEFVQEESEAAQIANANADSDDEDEDIDSDTDDDEDDDDSEEVDTGPDPEEAEERFSELAKQYDKTVKAIKRYGREHKSAQKQIEAMREHFMNLKLSPRMFEYLVQNLRTKMDGIREQERYIMHLAVRKARMPRKTFITTFSGAETNSEWLDGHLAKKSKYSEVLAEHAEEIRKAQRKMQLVEESCDLSVLEIKEANREMSIGEAKARRAKKEMVEANLRLVISIAKKYTNRGLQFLDLIQEGNIGLMKAVDKFEYRRGYKFSTYATWWIRQAITRSIADQARTIRIPVHMIETINKLNRISRQMLQEMGREPQPEELAERMDMPEDKIRKVLKIAKEPISMETPIGDDEDSHLGDFIEDSTIDSPVDAATGESLKEVTDEILAGLTAREAKVLRMRFGIDMNTDHTLEEVGKQFDVTRERIRQIEAKALRKLRHPSRSEKLRTYIDE, from the coding sequence ATGTCAGAGAATTCGCAACAATCACAGCAGTCACAATTAAAGTTACTCATCGCGCGAGGAAAAGAGCAAGGTTTCTTAACTTACGCAGAAGTTAACGATCACCTACCGCCAGATATCGTCGATCCTGAACAGATCGAAGATATTATTCGCATGATTAACGACATGGGTATCCAGGTTTATGAAACGACTCCTGATGCTGATGAACTGCTGATCAATGATGAATCCGTTACCGACGAGGAAGCTGCAGAAGAAGCTGCTGCTGCTCTTGCCAGCGTCGACGGAGAATTTGGCCGCACAACAGACCCTGTCCGTATGTACATGCGCGAAATGGGTAGCGTTGAGCTGCTAACACGTGAAGGCGAAATCGACATCGCTAAACGTATTGAAGAAGGTATTCGTCAGGTACTTACCGCCATAGGTAATTACCCAGATACTATCCGTATCCTGCTTGACGAATATGAGCAATATAAAAATGAATTTATTCGTTTAACTGACATCGTCACAGGTTTCCTTGATGGCGAAGAAGCTGAGTTCGTTCAAGAAGAGTCGGAAGCAGCCCAGATTGCAAACGCTAATGCAGACTCTGATGACGAAGATGAAGACATTGATTCGGATACTGACGACGATGAAGATGATGACGATTCAGAAGAAGTCGATACAGGTCCTGATCCTGAGGAAGCTGAGGAACGCTTCTCTGAATTAGCAAAACAGTACGATAAAACTGTTAAAGCAATCAAACGTTATGGCCGTGAACATAAGTCTGCACAAAAGCAGATCGAAGCCATGCGCGAGCACTTCATGAACCTGAAGTTGTCTCCACGTATGTTTGAATATCTGGTACAAAACCTACGTACCAAGATGGATGGTATCCGTGAGCAAGAGCGCTACATTATGCACCTTGCGGTACGTAAAGCTCGTATGCCACGTAAAACATTTATCACAACCTTCTCAGGTGCGGAGACCAATTCTGAGTGGTTGGACGGCCATTTAGCTAAGAAGAGTAAGTACTCAGAAGTACTAGCCGAGCACGCAGAAGAGATCCGTAAAGCCCAGCGTAAAATGCAGCTGGTCGAAGAAAGCTGCGATCTAAGCGTGCTGGAAATTAAAGAAGCCAACCGCGAAATGTCGATTGGTGAAGCAAAAGCACGTCGTGCGAAAAAAGAGATGGTTGAAGCAAACTTGCGTCTGGTTATCTCTATCGCCAAGAAATACACCAACCGAGGCTTACAGTTCCTGGATCTGATTCAGGAAGGTAATATCGGTTTGATGAAAGCTGTCGATAAGTTCGAATACCGCCGTGGTTATAAATTCTCGACCTATGCTACCTGGTGGATTCGTCAGGCGATTACTCGCTCCATCGCTGACCAGGCACGAACCATTCGTATTCCGGTTCACATGATCGAAACGATTAACAAGTTGAACCGGATTTCTCGCCAGATGCTTCAGGAAATGGGGCGTGAGCCGCAGCCGGAAGAATTGGCAGAACGTATGGACATGCCGGAAGATAAAATTCGTAAAGTTCTTAAGATTGCTAAAGAGCCGATCTCCATGGAGACGCCAATTGGCGATGATGAAGATTCGCATCTGGGCGACTTTATTGAGGACTCTACGATCGATTCACCGGTCGATGCGGCTACTGGCGAAAGCTTGAAAGAAGTAACCGATGAAATTCTGGCTGGCTTAACGGCTCGCGAGGCTAAAGTTCTACGGATGCGTTTCGGTATCGATATGAATACCGACCATACCCTGGAAGAAGTCGGTAAACAGTTTGATGTAACCCGTGAGCGTATTCGTCAGATCGAAGCTAAAGCGCTACGTAAACTACGTCATCCAAGTCGTTCTGAGAAGCTACGTACTTATATCGACGAGTAG
- a CDS encoding right-handed parallel beta-helix repeat-containing protein → MRTFTTLCRTLHIGSYYLKHRLLKAFAPTIILLLLLTPSLGIAATFVVNSTSNEQESFDTIGDGECLTTSGVCTFVAAIVEAEFSPTFDIIDLTNINGTIEVSSFEFEQPLELRGAGVTIQSGNDNLRWRGDGSIISGIEFIGFRSLVLEGENQTFSNNIVRDGAGVSSRNSYSIIEDNRVYNTSSFVAIDVAGSSTGDTNIGSIVRNNIIGFDENDSAATGTSSVGIRAAGSEVLVEGNTSHGFYAGFYLVALSDSTIANNRIGDSNGQSGNGAVVTGGVAGHGIWSINGSNNIYSANAVNGHAVNGILLEGSTGAQLLFNEYSNNGNAGITATQPGNIFERNSLVGNSGLAIDLLNDGIINNINTDNLPNPPSVSVVNDNGTQLLKGQFNDPEFINNELSYCLSVSTSCPSGLSNAEFNLQCINGNSDNSGQGNFSTPALNLIPEGRYITATVTTSSGSSELSSCSQVPPLEPVTEPLEFYSLNAWVLNPRSAKPLLGVFLGSGTNDVTRIDINSLTLGNAPGSVITTSDVNEDGYMDLLVKFSGKQTGARCGDSLLTLNGQIAGDSFEKELQLRMVGCNGKAKGRG, encoded by the coding sequence ATGAGAACCTTTACCACTTTATGCAGGACGCTTCATATAGGTTCCTATTATCTCAAGCACCGCCTCCTTAAGGCTTTTGCACCAACCATTATCTTACTCCTATTACTAACACCTTCGTTAGGTATAGCAGCAACTTTTGTCGTTAACTCAACCAGTAATGAACAGGAATCGTTCGACACCATTGGGGATGGAGAGTGCCTAACAACCTCTGGAGTTTGTACTTTCGTGGCAGCTATTGTTGAGGCCGAGTTTAGCCCAACATTCGACATCATTGATCTGACCAACATCAATGGCACCATAGAAGTCTCCTCATTTGAATTTGAACAACCGTTAGAGTTGCGCGGAGCAGGAGTAACCATTCAAAGTGGCAACGATAATCTTCGGTGGCGTGGGGATGGCTCCATCATTTCAGGGATTGAGTTTATTGGGTTCAGAAGTTTAGTACTTGAGGGAGAAAACCAGACGTTTAGCAATAACATAGTACGAGATGGGGCCGGTGTTAGCTCAAGAAATAGTTATAGCATTATTGAAGATAATAGGGTCTACAACACCTCATCCTTCGTTGCTATTGACGTAGCAGGATCATCTACAGGTGATACGAACATTGGAAGTATTGTTCGTAATAACATCATTGGCTTTGATGAGAATGATTCAGCGGCTACAGGGACAAGTAGCGTGGGAATTAGGGCTGCTGGCTCCGAAGTATTGGTTGAGGGTAATACCAGTCATGGCTTTTATGCAGGTTTCTATCTAGTTGCTCTCTCAGACTCTACCATCGCTAATAACCGTATTGGTGATTCGAATGGACAATCCGGAAATGGCGCAGTAGTTACTGGAGGAGTTGCCGGGCACGGAATATGGTCCATTAACGGTTCCAACAATATCTATTCGGCCAACGCCGTCAATGGACACGCAGTTAACGGCATCCTGCTTGAAGGAAGCACCGGCGCGCAGTTGCTTTTCAACGAATATAGCAATAATGGTAACGCTGGAATTACTGCGACCCAACCCGGCAATATTTTCGAACGTAACTCCTTAGTAGGGAATTCCGGTTTAGCTATCGACCTACTAAATGACGGAATTATCAATAACATCAATACAGATAACCTGCCCAACCCTCCTTCGGTTAGTGTCGTCAACGATAACGGCACCCAACTGTTGAAAGGTCAGTTTAACGATCCTGAATTTATCAACAATGAATTAAGCTACTGCCTTTCAGTATCAACAAGCTGTCCTTCCGGACTTTCTAATGCAGAGTTTAATCTACAATGTATTAACGGTAATAGTGACAACTCAGGCCAGGGTAACTTCTCAACACCAGCCTTAAACCTTATTCCAGAAGGCCGCTATATTACTGCCACAGTCACTACCTCTAGCGGCAGTTCAGAATTATCTTCATGCTCACAAGTTCCGCCACTTGAGCCGGTAACAGAACCACTGGAGTTTTATAGCCTTAACGCATGGGTTCTTAACCCAAGAAGCGCAAAACCACTACTGGGAGTTTTTCTTGGCTCAGGTACAAACGATGTGACAAGAATAGATATTAACTCACTGACACTGGGTAATGCACCGGGGTCGGTTATAACGACTTCAGACGTTAACGAAGATGGTTACATGGATTTACTTGTGAAGTTCTCTGGAAAACAAACCGGAGCTCGTTGTGGAGACTCCTTGCTAACACTAAATGGACAGATAGCAGGTGATAGTTTCGAAAAAGAACTTCAACTTCGCATGGTTGGCTGTAACGGAAAAGCAAAAGGTAGAGGCTAA
- a CDS encoding GatB/YqeY domain-containing protein — MSELHERLKEAMKDAMRAKEKERLSTIRLALSAIKQVEVDTRETLDDTAILAILDKLVKQRRDSIKQYEDAGRQELADVEKAEIDILQEFLPQPLTDDEIDALIEEAVAKTGAESMKDMGKVMGSLKPQLQGRADMGAVSGKIKARLS; from the coding sequence GTGTCTGAATTACATGAACGTCTTAAAGAGGCAATGAAAGACGCTATGCGTGCCAAAGAAAAGGAACGCCTTAGCACCATTCGCCTGGCTTTATCCGCTATTAAGCAGGTTGAAGTCGACACTCGTGAAACTCTTGATGACACGGCCATTCTTGCTATCTTAGACAAGCTGGTGAAACAGCGTAGAGATTCTATTAAGCAGTATGAAGATGCTGGCCGTCAGGAGCTGGCTGATGTCGAAAAAGCAGAAATCGACATTCTTCAAGAATTCCTCCCACAACCTCTGACTGATGACGAGATAGATGCACTTATCGAAGAAGCTGTTGCAAAAACAGGCGCTGAATCGATGAAAGACATGGGCAAAGTCATGGGTTCTCTAAAACCACAACTACAAGGCCGTGCCGATATGGGCGCTGTTAGTGGTAAAATTAAGGCACGTCTGTCTTAA
- the rpsU gene encoding 30S ribosomal protein S21, whose amino-acid sequence MPSVRVKDNEPFDVALRRFKRSCEKAGILAEVRKREHYEKPTAVRKRQKAAAVKRAAKKVARENARRIRLY is encoded by the coding sequence ATGCCAAGCGTAAGAGTAAAAGATAACGAGCCATTTGACGTTGCATTGCGTCGCTTCAAGCGCTCATGCGAGAAAGCAGGTATTTTGGCTGAAGTTCGTAAGCGTGAACATTACGAGAAGCCAACAGCTGTTCGCAAGCGTCAAAAAGCAGCGGCAGTAAAGCGTGCAGCGAAAAAAGTAGCTCGCGAAAACGCTCGTCGCATTCGCTTGTATTAA
- a CDS encoding GTP-binding protein, whose protein sequence is MYRKLVVIGGVGAGKSTLIRTLSEIETVDTDVKTSQDIGKPVTTVGIDYGRITLGKEEAIGLYGVPGQERYSFIWDMVKEDVWGCALLLNSKSIPSADKLFRLLNVFINNKPDLPLVIGVTHSDIMSVDFNQIRAAFSRRGLNPPIFSVDARKKESSLLLLHTLMSLHTAKHTLGDTAEYE, encoded by the coding sequence ATGTACCGTAAGTTGGTTGTCATTGGTGGTGTAGGTGCAGGGAAAAGTACCTTAATTCGAACCTTGAGCGAAATTGAAACGGTCGATACAGATGTTAAGACGAGCCAGGATATTGGTAAACCTGTTACAACGGTTGGTATTGACTATGGCCGTATAACTCTGGGGAAAGAGGAGGCTATAGGTCTCTATGGTGTACCCGGACAAGAGCGTTACTCCTTCATATGGGATATGGTCAAAGAAGATGTCTGGGGCTGCGCTCTTTTGTTAAACAGCAAGTCTATACCTAGCGCTGATAAGTTGTTCAGACTACTCAATGTATTTATCAATAATAAGCCCGACCTGCCCTTAGTTATCGGAGTTACGCACAGCGATATTATGTCGGTTGATTTTAATCAAATCAGGGCTGCGTTCTCGAGAAGAGGTCTAAACCCACCCATATTTTCAGTCGATGCTCGCAAAAAAGAAAGCTCATTATTGTTACTCCATACACTGATGAGCTTGCATACTGCTAAACACACTTTAGGTGATACTGCTGAATATGAATAA
- a CDS encoding roadblock/LC7 domain-containing protein, with the protein MNKQHLENTFDVFINKYFDLEMISLCTADGFGILHKSKGKSDVELDRLSAITSSLVSLGDASSNQVIGGALNSTIVETDNGNLLIKKITMADKPLVLSIVTSKKMLLGEANYLIGQCEKRLSASF; encoded by the coding sequence ATGAATAAACAACATTTAGAGAATACCTTTGATGTATTTATAAACAAATATTTTGATCTAGAAATGATATCTCTATGTACAGCAGATGGCTTTGGAATTTTGCATAAATCAAAAGGCAAATCTGATGTGGAGTTGGATCGATTATCGGCTATTACAAGCTCGCTGGTATCTCTTGGCGATGCGAGCTCTAACCAAGTTATTGGGGGGGCCTTGAATTCAACCATTGTTGAAACTGATAACGGTAATTTATTAATAAAAAAAATAACTATGGCAGACAAGCCGTTAGTTTTGTCCATAGTAACTAGTAAGAAAATGTTGTTAGGTGAAGCTAACTACTTAATTGGTCAGTGCGAAAAAAGGTTAAGTGCTTCGTTCTGA
- a CDS encoding efflux RND transporter permease subunit, protein MISWFARNPVAANLLMIVILIAGAFTMWQRVTVERFPSIEYDYINVVVPFRGATPEEVEQTVSTRIEEAVYDLEGIKELSSTSSEGAGRVSIEVDEGYNVKDVLDQVKSRVDALNTLPLEAEKPIISQSIRRREAISVVISGELPEKELRRYAEIIEQEIASQPGLSQIETSGVRAYEIAIEFRQDQLNEYNLTLQDIANAVNNRSLDLSAGQVRSDRGEILLRLKGQSYTREDFTRIPVLTKEDGTILELGDLATIRDGFEEESINTRFDGEPSIELEIYRTGTQSTIDVSERVKAFVEAKQDSLPAGVNLSVWRDRSESLEARLNTLVTSALQGSLLVILLLALFLRPSIAMWVSLGIPIAFAGGMAFMPELGISVNLISLFAFILVLGIVVDDAIVTGENIYNHLNRGEAPLDAAIKGTKEVAVPVTFGVITTMVAFLPLAFMGGGWGAFYSQIPYIVIPVLLFSLVESKLILPAHIGHTKAKKDLKKPNKVLEYQQRFAKGFEKGILKFYKPILAFVLERWQLSLAIFVGILLLVLATVQSGITRFVFFPRIQSELARATLQMPEGTPFELTDSYIERMTDAAIKLQDKYRNEQGESVIEHIFSSSGTLWGSDSASSSKGRVMFEIMPPEQRESTISSTQLVREWRELIGPLPGVETLTFRAEIGRSGDPVDVQLRGSNIANLNAAANDVKEKLSKVSGVFDIADSFSKGKQEIQFKLKPQAETLGLSLSDLARQVRSAYFGVEVQRIQRGREDVRVMLRLAKEERGSLEGLNSLLINTPSGGKIPLSQVAELSFGKSPATIYRIDRQRTLNITADVDKENSDIEAIKRRIIADATDVVANYPGVSFSLEGEAREQEESNNSLMVSLTFVLFAIYILLAIPFKSYAQPFVVMVVIPFGAAMATIGHWIMGMPLSIMSMMGMLALTGVVVNDSLVLVDYINQQRRIHGETLKEAVLHAGVRRLRPVMLTSFTTFAGLMPLIFDKSTQAQFLIPMAVSLGFGILLSTVITLVLVPLMYYKAANLKHAVKRGLRL, encoded by the coding sequence ATGATTAGTTGGTTTGCACGAAACCCTGTCGCCGCTAATTTGTTGATGATAGTTATCCTAATCGCTGGTGCTTTTACAATGTGGCAGCGAGTTACTGTGGAGCGTTTCCCTAGTATTGAGTATGACTACATTAACGTTGTGGTTCCATTTCGCGGAGCGACACCAGAAGAAGTTGAGCAAACAGTTTCTACCCGGATTGAGGAAGCCGTATACGATCTTGAGGGGATAAAGGAACTTTCCTCTACCTCATCGGAAGGTGCAGGCCGCGTTAGCATTGAGGTAGATGAGGGCTACAACGTCAAAGATGTTTTAGACCAGGTAAAAAGTCGAGTCGATGCTTTAAACACTTTACCCCTGGAGGCTGAAAAGCCGATTATTTCGCAGTCAATTAGACGCCGTGAAGCAATCAGTGTAGTTATCAGTGGTGAGCTACCTGAAAAGGAATTACGTCGTTATGCCGAGATTATAGAGCAGGAAATCGCTTCTCAACCGGGTCTTTCTCAGATAGAGACATCCGGTGTCAGAGCTTATGAGATTGCTATTGAGTTCCGACAAGATCAACTTAATGAGTATAATCTGACTCTACAGGATATCGCCAATGCCGTTAATAACCGCTCTCTGGATTTATCTGCAGGGCAGGTTCGCTCTGATCGTGGCGAGATTTTGCTGCGACTTAAAGGCCAGTCTTACACTAGAGAAGACTTTACGAGGATTCCTGTTTTAACCAAAGAAGATGGAACAATTCTGGAGCTGGGAGATCTGGCAACAATCCGCGACGGATTTGAAGAAGAGAGCATTAATACAAGATTTGATGGTGAGCCATCTATTGAACTTGAGATATACCGTACTGGCACGCAGAGTACGATTGATGTATCAGAACGAGTTAAAGCATTTGTAGAAGCCAAACAAGACTCGTTACCGGCAGGAGTCAACCTTTCCGTATGGCGAGATCGCTCAGAAAGTTTAGAGGCTCGACTTAACACTCTGGTTACCAGCGCACTACAGGGCAGCTTGTTAGTGATATTGCTTTTGGCTTTATTCCTTCGACCGAGCATCGCTATGTGGGTTAGCCTGGGTATTCCGATTGCTTTCGCTGGCGGTATGGCTTTCATGCCCGAGCTTGGCATCAGTGTAAACTTAATCAGCCTTTTTGCTTTTATTCTCGTGCTGGGTATCGTAGTCGATGATGCAATTGTAACCGGTGAGAATATTTATAATCATCTCAATAGAGGAGAAGCTCCTTTAGATGCAGCAATAAAAGGTACTAAGGAAGTAGCTGTCCCTGTAACCTTTGGTGTTATTACTACCATGGTGGCTTTTCTACCACTAGCTTTCATGGGAGGCGGCTGGGGGGCCTTTTATTCTCAAATTCCATACATTGTCATTCCTGTTTTATTGTTCTCATTGGTAGAATCAAAGTTAATTTTGCCAGCCCACATCGGACACACTAAGGCGAAAAAGGATCTCAAAAAACCGAACAAAGTACTGGAATACCAGCAAAGGTTCGCAAAGGGATTTGAGAAGGGTATCCTCAAGTTTTATAAACCGATTCTGGCGTTTGTATTAGAGCGCTGGCAGCTAAGCCTGGCAATTTTTGTCGGCATACTATTACTGGTCCTTGCTACAGTTCAAAGTGGCATCACACGCTTTGTATTTTTCCCAAGAATTCAAAGTGAGTTAGCGCGGGCTACTTTGCAAATGCCTGAAGGAACGCCTTTCGAACTGACGGATTCATATATTGAGAGAATGACCGACGCTGCAATTAAACTTCAGGATAAGTATCGAAATGAGCAGGGTGAATCAGTTATCGAGCATATCTTCTCCTCAAGCGGAACCCTGTGGGGAAGTGACTCTGCTTCGTCCAGCAAGGGGCGGGTTATGTTTGAGATCATGCCACCTGAGCAACGAGAAAGCACCATTTCCAGTACACAGCTGGTAAGAGAGTGGCGAGAGCTAATAGGGCCACTGCCAGGAGTTGAAACCTTGACTTTCAGGGCAGAAATTGGTCGAAGCGGTGACCCTGTTGATGTACAGCTTCGAGGCTCTAACATTGCTAATCTGAACGCAGCGGCAAATGACGTGAAAGAAAAGCTTTCAAAAGTATCGGGTGTATTTGACATCGCAGATAGCTTCAGTAAAGGCAAGCAGGAAATCCAGTTCAAACTGAAGCCCCAGGCTGAAACGCTCGGACTTAGTCTAAGTGACTTAGCGAGACAGGTTAGAAGCGCTTATTTTGGTGTTGAAGTGCAGCGGATACAGCGTGGACGAGAAGATGTTCGTGTCATGCTGCGGTTAGCAAAAGAAGAACGCGGTAGTTTGGAAGGGTTAAACAGCTTGCTGATCAATACACCTTCTGGCGGGAAAATTCCTTTGTCTCAAGTGGCAGAATTATCCTTCGGCAAGAGCCCGGCGACTATTTATCGAATTGACCGTCAGCGTACACTTAATATTACTGCGGATGTTGATAAGGAAAATTCTGATATCGAAGCAATTAAACGACGTATCATAGCCGATGCGACGGATGTGGTTGCTAATTATCCAGGTGTCTCCTTTAGTTTGGAAGGAGAGGCTCGTGAACAGGAAGAGTCTAACAACAGCTTGATGGTTAGTTTGACGTTCGTTTTGTTTGCTATTTATATCTTGTTGGCGATTCCGTTTAAGTCCTACGCTCAGCCGTTTGTTGTAATGGTGGTGATACCATTTGGCGCGGCAATGGCAACAATTGGACACTGGATAATGGGAATGCCACTTTCCATCATGAGTATGATGGGTATGTTGGCACTGACCGGTGTGGTTGTGAATGACTCTCTGGTTCTAGTGGATTATATTAATCAGCAGCGACGCATCCATGGCGAAACTCTGAAAGAAGCTGTACTTCATGCAGGAGTCAGACGGTTACGCCCAGTGATGTTAACATCTTTCACTACGTTTGCAGGTTTAATGCCTCTGATCTTCGACAAATCAACGCAGGCCCAATTCCTGATCCCTATGGCGGTTTCTTTGGGCTTTGGTATCTTATTGTCGACAGTGATTACGTTGGTCTTAGTGCCTTTGATGTACTACAAGGCCGCTAATCTGAAGCATGCCGTTAAGCGGGGTTTGAGGTTATGA
- the dnaG gene encoding DNA primase: MALIPQQFIQELLTRVDIVDLIDSRIPLKKAGTNFKACCPFHGEKTPSFTVSQDKQFYHCFGCGAHGNAISFVMEYDRLEFPDAVEELASSLGMEVPRDENAPSRPKVDVTLYDLMEKIAKFYQRKLSSPQGKPAVNYLKKRGLSGEIAKRFAIGYVPGEWRNLESIFPQLKTDKKLQQQLIDCGMLIKKDNSLYDRFRDRIMFPIKDKRGRVIAFGGRIIDQGEPKYLNSPETPIFHKSNELYGLYQARQANRKLERLLIVEGYMDVVALAQFNINNAVATLGTATTESHLQQLFRTTRELVLCFDGDRAGRDAALRALEHGLSQLRDGRDIKLMFLPDGEDPDSMVRKVGKDEFLRQVSESTPLFEFLLKHLASQVDLNSVSGRGQLVHLAKPYLDKITDPIYHEFFSNALADKAQLSVEKLEKIIEQPQQTAKPSKRPKKVTNNQKVDKTIQLALTLLLQKPQLGLTVNNVTWLKTLPEKGPKLLHQLLEIIHSNPNITTGTLLEFWRDHEKLYNRLAQLAVTEREERMKGNEQAELNDCIKRLLRQAQTQRLDYLRLKDEQSGQKLTTAEKSEYQQLLLLAKQKPEKR; this comes from the coding sequence ATGGCACTAATTCCGCAGCAGTTTATTCAGGAACTACTGACTCGAGTCGATATTGTCGATTTGATTGATTCGCGTATTCCCCTAAAAAAAGCCGGAACCAATTTCAAAGCTTGCTGCCCGTTTCATGGTGAAAAGACCCCATCCTTTACTGTCAGTCAGGACAAACAGTTTTATCACTGCTTCGGATGTGGTGCTCACGGAAACGCCATCAGTTTCGTTATGGAGTATGACCGACTGGAATTTCCAGATGCTGTAGAAGAATTAGCGTCTAGTTTAGGCATGGAAGTACCACGCGATGAGAATGCTCCAAGCAGACCGAAGGTGGATGTTACACTTTATGACCTGATGGAGAAAATCGCAAAATTCTACCAGCGAAAACTAAGTTCTCCACAGGGAAAGCCTGCGGTTAACTATCTAAAGAAAAGAGGCCTCAGTGGGGAAATAGCAAAACGCTTCGCCATTGGATATGTCCCTGGAGAGTGGCGCAACCTGGAATCAATCTTTCCTCAGCTTAAAACTGATAAAAAGCTACAACAGCAACTCATCGACTGCGGGATGCTGATAAAGAAAGATAATTCGCTCTACGATCGCTTTCGCGATCGCATCATGTTCCCAATCAAGGACAAGCGTGGTCGGGTGATTGCCTTTGGTGGCAGAATTATTGATCAGGGCGAACCTAAATACCTAAACTCGCCTGAAACTCCAATCTTCCACAAGAGTAACGAACTCTATGGTTTATATCAGGCCCGTCAGGCAAACCGAAAATTGGAGCGCTTGCTGATTGTTGAGGGTTACATGGATGTCGTCGCTCTTGCTCAATTTAATATTAATAATGCAGTGGCAACATTGGGTACGGCTACAACCGAGAGTCATCTACAGCAACTGTTCCGCACTACTCGCGAGCTGGTGTTGTGTTTTGATGGTGACAGAGCCGGGCGTGATGCAGCGTTACGGGCTTTGGAGCATGGTCTTTCACAATTACGCGATGGTCGTGATATTAAATTGATGTTCCTGCCGGATGGTGAAGATCCTGACTCTATGGTCCGAAAAGTGGGTAAAGATGAGTTTCTGCGGCAGGTATCTGAGTCAACACCGCTATTTGAATTTTTATTGAAGCACCTGGCATCCCAGGTGGATTTAAATTCAGTTTCTGGTCGCGGCCAGTTAGTCCATCTGGCAAAACCTTACCTTGATAAAATCACTGACCCGATTTATCACGAATTTTTCAGTAACGCACTGGCCGACAAGGCCCAGCTCTCTGTAGAAAAGTTAGAAAAAATTATCGAGCAACCTCAACAAACCGCCAAACCCAGCAAACGCCCCAAGAAAGTGACTAATAATCAAAAGGTGGACAAAACAATCCAGCTTGCTCTGACCTTGCTCCTGCAAAAACCGCAGCTGGGGTTGACCGTGAACAACGTAACATGGTTGAAAACGCTACCCGAAAAGGGTCCGAAACTATTGCACCAACTCCTTGAAATTATTCACAGCAACCCCAATATCACTACAGGTACGTTGCTCGAATTCTGGCGCGACCACGAAAAACTATACAACCGCCTGGCCCAACTTGCGGTTACTGAGCGTGAAGAGCGAATGAAGGGTAATGAGCAAGCTGAGTTGAATGACTGTATAAAACGGTTGTTAAGGCAGGCCCAGACACAGCGTCTGGATTACTTGCGCTTGAAAGATGAACAATCCGGCCAGAAGTTAACAACGGCAGAAAAGTCTGAATACCAGCAATTACTATTGTTGGCCAAACAAAAGCCCGAAAAGCGATAG